One part of the Chryseobacterium mulctrae genome encodes these proteins:
- a CDS encoding tetratricopeptide repeat protein produces the protein MKSKKILLAAAVFYFGVSEAQQSQYFTQKENYRFNLAQNLYQTKIYNASQYEYARQYFYNQNLEQSKKEAAQFFDNVIGVILQKNHAEDGLTAFMKEYPNSAYFAQANLPLADYYLAKKDFKEALKTLKKVNQYQLTKEENTQYILKLGYAKFMMGDSKGAIDALEEAHKTADESQKGDIAYMLGHLYYSKRQNDQAFQYFDSVKDQPKYSKLVRPYYVQMYYNDKDYDKAISEGNALLNEDISASYKAEVHKIIGESYFMKNDYNSAYPHLKDYLNVQQNPSENDLYEMGFVAAQLKKYDEAVSYYNQLLNSNSALAQNAYYQLGNSYLAVEKKQEALSAFRSSYQMDYDASVKKLAHEQYAKLSYDIGNPFESPTTVIQNYITINNTDAKTAEMRSLLVKSYLYSGNFKETLNAIDKLPNSTPETDKVDQEVSYLLGTEEFNKGNFDEAEKYFLRSLEFDLNKEFHSRALYWLGQVYYQKGNYPSAIVRYEKLTNETFPEKQQLSYDLGYAYFKSKKFDQAEQYFTQYLKNPKPEFKNDAELRLADINYANNDLDRAIAIYDKNEDATDYTFYQKALALGFKDDNVAKITNLKSLISKYPASEYIDDAQYEIGVAYAAQNDFANSNDFFGKVIKSSSDKDLIANASIYRAQNYIDQNQNDKALSELKSLGEQYKNTAYAQKIVQAAKPIFTKNGDVSGYADFARNIGVNIDASEIDEINLSTGKQYFTKKDYKNAISYYEKYLTQNPTGEGLYQAKYELGESYYQTNNPTKSLLVLQEVANVQNDYQDDAATRVSQIYLAQGNSAEAKKYLENIKNSSNVNVKNYANVELMKMYAEEKNFSEAEKLANAVIANNKNSAAVIETAKVIKARSLMNSGKDKDAQTAYTALEKSSNTEVAAEAFYAKAFYQNKAKAYKSSNETIFKIANNYASEDYWGAKALVLMAKNYIGLKDNYQASYTCDQIISNYADFPEIVAEAKEVKKQIKK, from the coding sequence ATGAAATCAAAAAAAATACTTTTAGCGGCTGCTGTTTTCTATTTCGGAGTTTCCGAAGCGCAACAGTCTCAATATTTTACCCAAAAGGAAAACTACAGGTTTAACTTAGCTCAGAATCTTTATCAGACAAAAATATACAACGCTTCTCAATACGAATATGCACGCCAGTATTTCTATAATCAGAATCTGGAGCAGTCGAAAAAAGAAGCTGCGCAGTTTTTTGATAACGTCATTGGAGTTATTCTTCAGAAAAATCATGCGGAAGACGGTTTGACGGCTTTCATGAAAGAATACCCGAATTCTGCCTATTTTGCACAGGCAAATTTACCTTTGGCGGATTATTATTTAGCTAAAAAAGATTTTAAAGAGGCTTTAAAAACTTTAAAGAAAGTTAATCAATATCAATTAACCAAAGAAGAAAATACACAGTATATTCTGAAATTGGGGTATGCTAAATTTATGATGGGCGATTCTAAAGGTGCGATTGATGCATTGGAAGAAGCTCACAAAACAGCTGATGAATCTCAGAAAGGCGATATCGCTTATATGTTGGGACATTTGTATTATTCTAAAAGACAGAATGATCAGGCATTTCAGTATTTTGATTCGGTAAAAGATCAACCTAAATATTCAAAATTGGTGCGTCCGTATTATGTACAGATGTATTATAATGATAAAGATTATGATAAAGCAATTTCGGAAGGAAATGCTTTGTTGAATGAAGATATTTCAGCTTCTTATAAAGCGGAAGTTCACAAAATCATTGGTGAATCTTATTTCATGAAAAATGATTACAATTCTGCGTATCCACATTTGAAAGATTATTTAAATGTTCAGCAAAACCCTTCTGAAAACGATTTGTATGAAATGGGATTTGTTGCAGCGCAGCTTAAAAAATATGACGAAGCGGTTTCTTATTACAATCAGTTGTTAAACAGCAATTCGGCTCTGGCTCAGAATGCTTATTATCAATTAGGAAATTCTTATTTGGCGGTTGAGAAAAAGCAGGAAGCGCTTTCTGCATTCCGTTCGTCTTATCAGATGGATTATGATGCAAGTGTAAAAAAACTGGCGCACGAACAATATGCAAAACTGAGTTACGATATTGGTAACCCTTTTGAAAGCCCTACAACGGTTATTCAGAATTATATTACCATTAATAATACCGATGCGAAAACTGCAGAAATGAGATCACTTTTGGTGAAATCTTATCTGTATTCCGGGAACTTTAAAGAAACGTTGAATGCGATTGACAAATTGCCAAACTCAACTCCTGAAACCGATAAAGTAGATCAGGAAGTTTCTTATCTTTTGGGAACGGAAGAATTCAATAAAGGGAATTTCGACGAAGCCGAAAAATATTTTCTTAGAAGTTTAGAATTCGATTTAAATAAAGAATTCCACAGCAGAGCTTTGTATTGGTTGGGTCAGGTTTATTATCAGAAAGGAAATTATCCTTCTGCCATCGTTCGTTACGAAAAATTAACCAACGAAACTTTCCCTGAAAAACAACAGCTTTCTTACGATTTGGGTTATGCTTATTTTAAATCTAAAAAATTCGATCAGGCGGAACAATATTTTACGCAATATTTAAAAAATCCGAAACCTGAATTTAAAAATGATGCAGAACTTCGTTTAGCAGATATTAATTACGCCAACAACGATTTAGATCGTGCGATTGCGATTTATGATAAAAACGAAGACGCAACAGACTATACTTTTTACCAAAAAGCTTTGGCTTTAGGATTTAAAGACGACAATGTTGCTAAAATCACGAACCTAAAATCTTTAATTTCAAAATATCCTGCTTCAGAATATATTGATGATGCACAATATGAAATTGGAGTAGCTTATGCCGCTCAGAATGATTTTGCCAATTCAAATGATTTCTTCGGAAAAGTAATTAAATCTTCTTCAGATAAAGATCTGATAGCGAATGCATCAATTTACAGAGCGCAGAATTATATTGACCAAAACCAAAATGATAAAGCGTTATCTGAATTAAAATCTTTGGGTGAACAATATAAAAATACAGCTTACGCACAGAAAATTGTTCAGGCTGCGAAACCGATTTTTACTAAAAATGGGGATGTTTCAGGTTATGCTGATTTCGCAAGAAATATAGGCGTAAATATCGATGCATCTGAAATTGATGAAATCAACTTATCGACTGGAAAACAGTATTTCACAAAGAAAGATTATAAAAATGCAATCTCTTATTACGAGAAATATTTAACTCAAAATCCCACAGGAGAAGGTCTTTATCAGGCTAAATACGAGTTGGGTGAAAGTTATTATCAGACCAATAATCCAACGAAATCATTATTGGTTCTTCAGGAAGTTGCAAATGTTCAGAACGATTATCAGGATGATGCAGCAACTCGAGTTTCTCAAATTTATCTTGCTCAAGGAAATTCTGCTGAAGCTAAAAAGTATTTAGAAAATATTAAAAATTCATCCAATGTCAACGTTAAAAATTATGCTAATGTTGAGTTGATGAAAATGTATGCTGAAGAAAAGAATTTCTCGGAAGCTGAAAAATTAGCCAACGCTGTAATTGCCAACAATAAAAACTCTGCTGCAGTTATTGAAACAGCAAAAGTAATTAAGGCAAGAAGCTTAATGAATTCAGGAAAAGATAAAGACGCACAAACGGCTTATACAGCTCTTGAAAAATCTTCAAACACGGAAGTTGCAGCTGAAGCTTTCTATGCAAAAGCATTTTATCAAAACAAAGCGAAAGCTTATAAATCTTCCAATGAAACGATCTTTAAAATTGCTAATAATTACGCATCAGAAGATTATTGGGGAGCAAAAGCACTGGTATTAATGGCGAAAAACTATATAGGTCTGAAAGATAATTATCAGGCGAGTTATACTTGCGACCAGATCATCTCAAACTATGCAGATTTCCCTGAAATTGTTGCAGAAGCGAAGGAAGTTAAAAAGCAGATTAAAAAATAA